AGCCAGGACATCGCCTCGCGCAGCTCCGCCTGCGGGACCTGCAGCACCGCGTGGCCAGGATCGAGCGAGAGGACGGCGCCCACCCGCTCGAGGAGCGCCCGGTCGACAGGGTTCTTGAAGTGCAGCGCGATCCGCTTGTGAGGCCGCATGCTGCGGACGAGCGCCGCGAGGTCGCCGTCGTAGCGCAGCCTGCCCTTGTCGATGACGATGACCCGCGGACAGAGCGCCGCCACGTCGTCCATGTAATGGGACGTGAGCACGATCGTCGCCCGTCGCCGCTCGTTGTAGCGGCGGATGAACTCGCGGACGCCGAGCTGCATCGCCACGTCGAGCCCGATCGTCGGCTCGTCGAGGAACAGGATCTCCGGCCGGTGCAGCAGGGCCGCCGCCAGCTCGCACTTCATGCGCTCGCCGAGCGAGAGCTGCCGCGTCGGCTTCGTCGCGATCTCGGCGATGCCGAGGAGGTCTTCCAGCTCACCGAGGGTCTCCTTGAAATCCGCGTCGCCGATCCCATAGATCGCTCGGTTCACCGCGAAGGTCTCGGCGGGCGGGAGGTCCCAGAGCAGCTGCTGCTTTTGCCCCATCACGAGGGTGATCCGCTTGAGGAAATCGGGCTCACGGTGCCGCGGGACGAAGCCAGCGACCTCGACCTTGCCGCCCGACGGGTGGAGGAGCCCGGAGAGCACCTTCAGCGTCGTCGTCTTCCCGGCGCCGTTCGGGCCGAGGAAGCCGACGCGCTCGCCGGGGGCGATCGAGAACGAGAGGTCCTCGACGGCGTGGACGGCCTTGGTGCGGCGCCGGAAGAGCGAGCGCACGGTGGCCGAGAAGCCGGCTGCGCGCTCGTGGACCTGGTACGTCTTGGAGAGCGACTCCACCACGATGGAGCTCGACGCCTCTGCCATGGGCGACGGAGACTAGCACCTCCGTGCTGGAGCTCCCGCGACGGTCGGCGCTCGACCGGCCGATCCCGTGGGCTAATCTCGTGACGCGGGGGGCAACGGCCGCCGGAATTCCCCTATGCCGCAGAGCTTCAAGGACGACACGATCCACGACCTTCCGCTCGCGGCGAGCGGCGCGCGGCAAGCGGCCGACCCCGCGGACGCCGTGGCGACCGGCCCGCGGCAGGTCCTCGCAGGCCGGTACGAGCTCCTCGGGCTGGTCGGCATCGGCGGGATGGGCAGCGTGTACCGCGCCCGCGACCTGGAGCTCGAGGAGCTCGTCGCGGTCAAGGTGCTGCGCCGCGAGCTCAGCGTCGCGCCGGAGGTGACCGATCGGTTCCGGCGCGAGGTGCGGCTCTCGCGCAAGGTGACGCACCCGAACGTGGCGCGCGTCTTCGACATCGGCGAGCACGAGGGCGACCGGTTCCTGACGATGGAGTTCGTCGACGGCGAGCCGCTCGCCGCGCTGCTCGCGCGCGAGCGGCGGCTCGGCGTGAGCCGCGCGCTCGACGTCGTGGAGGGCGTCTGCGCGGGCCTCCACGCCGCGCACCGGGCCGGCGTCATCCACCGTGACCTCAAGCCGGACAACGTGCTGCTCGGGCGCGACGGGCGCATTGTCCTGACCGACTTCGGGATCGCGCGCGCGGTCGCGAGCGGCGAGGCGGGCCAGACGCTGGGCGCGGTCATGGGGACGCCGGCGTACATGGCGCCCGAGCAGGTGCAGGGCGCCGACGACGTCGACGCGCGCGCCGACATCTACGCCCTCGGGGCGATGCTCTACGAGATGCTCACGGGTGAGCGCGCGTGGCAGGGCGACGCGCCGCTCGCCGTCGCCGCGGCGCGGCTCTTCGCCGACCCGCCGGATCCGCGGCTCCGGCGCGCCGACCTGCCCGACGCGCTCGCGCGCGTGGTGCTCCGCTGCATGGCGCGCGAGCGCGACGACCGGTACGCGTCCGTCGAGAGCGTCGTGCACGACCTCGCCTCGCTCACCCGCCCGGCCACGGCGACGCCGCCGGCGTTCACGCCGCCGCAGGGGCGGACGGCGGTCTCCGGGGTGACCCCGGGGGCGAGCTCCGGGGTGGCCGAGCACGGCGGCAAGAGCGTCGTGGTCCTGCCGTTCGCGAACCAGGGACCTGCGTCGGACGCGTACCTGGCCGAGGAGCTGACGGACGATCTCGTCGACACGCTCTCCATGACGCCGGGCCTCCGGGTGAGGCCGCGCGGGGCGCTCGGGCGGCGATCGTCCTCCGAGCTCGATCCGCGCGAGATCGGGCGCGAGCTCGGGGTGCAGGTGGTCGTCGGGGGCTCGGTGCGGCGGCGCGACGGGACGGTGCGGATCAACGCGCGGCTCATCAGCGTCGCCGACGGGTTCCAGCTGTGGGCGAAGCGCTTCGATCGCCCCGAGGCGGAGGTGCTGCGGATCAACGACGAGGTGGCCGAGGCGGTCGCGGAGGCGTTGACGCTCGACGGGGCCGCGCCGAACCGCACGGCGCCGAGCGATCCCGTGGCGCTCGACCTGTTCCTGCGCGGGCGCCACGAGTACCGCAGGTTCTGGCCGGAGCACCAGGAGCGGGCGATCGCGCTGTTCGAGCAGGCGCTCTCGCGCGCGCCCGAGGATCCGATGATCCTGTCGGCCTACGCGCTCGCGCGCTGCCGCTTCTGGTTCTTCACGGACCGCGGCGGGGAGCTGGCCACGGAGGCGGCGTCGCGCGCCGTCGCCGCGGCGCCCGGGCTGCCGGACGCGCGGCTCGCGATGGCGTCGGTGCGGTTCCAGCGCCTCGACGTGGTCGGCGCGATGCGGGAGCTCAAGGCGGCGCTCGCGAGCCGCTCGGGGAACGCCGAGGCGGAGGGCCTCATCGGCCACATCCTGCTCGAGTGCGGCGCCTTCGAGGAGGGCGCGCGGCGCGCGCGGTCGGCGCTGGCGCGCGATCCCGAGGTGGTGCTGGCGGCGCAGGCGCTGGCGCGCGCGTACACGCTGCTGGGCAGGTGGTCGGACGCCGACGACGTGATCCGGGCGCATCCGACGGTGGGGAGCGGATCGGGCTACACCGTCCTGCGGATGCGCCGCGTGCTCTGGCAGCGCGACCCGGAGGTGGTCGAGAAGCTCTCTCAGAAGCGCGTGAGCGAGGCGTTCCCGGACCTCCCCACGCCGTTCGCGCAGGTGATCGACGACCTCATCGAGGGGCGGCTCTTGGACGTCCGGCCCGTGCAGGTCGAGGGCGAGCGCCCGCCCGTCACGGCGCTGCGGCGCACGTCGTTCATCCGGCAGCTCCAGGCGGAGTTCGCGGCCTTCCTCGGCCAGCGAGAGCTCGCGCTGACCGCGCTCGAGCTCTCGCTGGCCGACGGCCTGTTCGACCTGATCTGGCTCGAGCGCTGTCCCGTCCTCGCGTCCCTGCGCGACGAGCCGCGGTATGCGGCCGTCCACGCGGCGGTGCAGCGGCGGGCCTCCGCGGTGGTCGCGGTCTACCGCGAGCGCTGAGGCGCGGCGCGCTGCGAGCGCCGAGGCGCGACGCGGCGCGCAGCTCGGCGCGCGCTCAGCTCGGCGCGCGGAAGAGCGCGAGCACGCCGGTGTAGAAAAGCGCTCAGCTCGGCGCGCGGAAGAGCGCGAGCACGCCGGTGTAGAGGGCGAGCCTCGCCTGGCCCCGGGCCCAGGGAGCGATCTCGAAGCTCGAGTGCATGCCGGCGATCGGGAGGTCGGCGAAGCGCTGGCGCAGGATGCGCGCCTCGACGTCGGGTGTCCCGTACAGGCCCTGGCCGCGCCCGGCGCAGGTCAGGTAGAGCGCGAAGCGGGGGGCCGACCCGAGCGCGCTCCGGGACACCTGCCGGGCGATCCCCTCGAGCCCGGCGCGGCCGACGGCGGCGTCGCGGACCGCGAACGCGAGGCGCGCGCCGGGCCTCGCCTCGTCGCCCAGCAGGAGCCCCCGCCGCGAGGGATCGATGCCGCGGACCGGCCGCAGCACGTAACGTGGCGCTGCCGCCTCGGCGGCGTCGCCGCGGTCGGCGCCCGGCGCGCCCGGCGGATCGAGCTGCGGGTCGGCCAGCGCGGCGAGGATGAGCTGCTGCGCGCTTGGCGGCTCGCCGAGCGTGGCGGTCGCGGCGGAGAGCAGGTCGAGCGCCGGCCGCCCGCCGGCGCGCAGCACGACGCCTCCGCTCGCGTCGTCGATGCGGTGGAAGCCGGAGAGCAGCCTGGCGGCGGTCGAGGCGTCGACGAGCGGCGGCGCGAACCCGGTGATGGCGAGGCCCGTCGCCGGGCCCTCGATGAGCTCGCCCTGCGCCGTCACGCCGATGGCGGAGCCGGAGGCCGTCCCGGCGCCGAACAGGCAAGCGCTCGGCGCGGACAGGGCGGGCGCCTCGATCCGCTCGGGCGCGAACGCCCCGGGCCTGGCGAAGAGGATGGCCGTCGCGGAGCGCTGGCCGACGGCGCGGGTGAGCGCCTCCCCCAGGAGGCGGCTCGGCTCCTCGGCCCGCTCGGGCAGCGCGAAGGGCGTGACCTGCCCGCCGGACCACAGCACGCCGCTCGCGCCGGTGTCCCCCTCGATCTCGCCGCGCTCGCTGAGCACGCCCGCGGCCGGCACGACGCAGGCCGGGACGCCGCGCCAGGCGCTACGGACGAGCTCGGCGACGCCCGAGGCGCGCTGGGCGAGCTGTCCGGAGACGAAGACGACGCCGCCCGACGGCGACGGGACTGCGCTGCGCAGATCGGCCAGGTGCTGGAGAAGGCCATCCGGCCCACAGGTCGCGGAGAAGCTTCGTGCCATGGCTGGCTCGCCCATCCTAACCGAGCCTCCGACCACTCGACAGGCCACGCTGAAGAAGTTTATCGTGCGACAGTCGCGCCGGCGCCTCGGGGATTTCCTCACGGGACGGCGAGCGAAGGACCGGGCAAGCTCGATGAGGATCCAATCATTTGGCCGCACCGATGTCGGGCGCCACCGGCGCGCCAATGAGGATG
The nucleotide sequence above comes from Sorangium aterium. Encoded proteins:
- a CDS encoding FIST signal transduction protein: MARSFSATCGPDGLLQHLADLRSAVPSPSGGVVFVSGQLAQRASGVAELVRSAWRGVPACVVPAAGVLSERGEIEGDTGASGVLWSGGQVTPFALPERAEEPSRLLGEALTRAVGQRSATAILFARPGAFAPERIEAPALSAPSACLFGAGTASGSAIGVTAQGELIEGPATGLAITGFAPPLVDASTAARLLSGFHRIDDASGGVVLRAGGRPALDLLSAATATLGEPPSAQQLILAALADPQLDPPGAPGADRGDAAEAAAPRYVLRPVRGIDPSRRGLLLGDEARPGARLAFAVRDAAVGRAGLEGIARQVSRSALGSAPRFALYLTCAGRGQGLYGTPDVEARILRQRFADLPIAGMHSSFEIAPWARGQARLALYTGVLALFRAPS
- a CDS encoding ABC transporter ATP-binding protein, coding for MAEASSSIVVESLSKTYQVHERAAGFSATVRSLFRRRTKAVHAVEDLSFSIAPGERVGFLGPNGAGKTTTLKVLSGLLHPSGGKVEVAGFVPRHREPDFLKRITLVMGQKQQLLWDLPPAETFAVNRAIYGIGDADFKETLGELEDLLGIAEIATKPTRQLSLGERMKCELAAALLHRPEILFLDEPTIGLDVAMQLGVREFIRRYNERRRATIVLTSHYMDDVAALCPRVIVIDKGRLRYDGDLAALVRSMRPHKRIALHFKNPVDRALLERVGAVLSLDPGHAVLQVPQAELREAMSWLLGRTDIADLTVEDPPLEEVMRELFSGVEPSVGPEGEAAGSTGGAAS
- a CDS encoding serine/threonine-protein kinase — its product is MPQSFKDDTIHDLPLAASGARQAADPADAVATGPRQVLAGRYELLGLVGIGGMGSVYRARDLELEELVAVKVLRRELSVAPEVTDRFRREVRLSRKVTHPNVARVFDIGEHEGDRFLTMEFVDGEPLAALLARERRLGVSRALDVVEGVCAGLHAAHRAGVIHRDLKPDNVLLGRDGRIVLTDFGIARAVASGEAGQTLGAVMGTPAYMAPEQVQGADDVDARADIYALGAMLYEMLTGERAWQGDAPLAVAAARLFADPPDPRLRRADLPDALARVVLRCMARERDDRYASVESVVHDLASLTRPATATPPAFTPPQGRTAVSGVTPGASSGVAEHGGKSVVVLPFANQGPASDAYLAEELTDDLVDTLSMTPGLRVRPRGALGRRSSSELDPREIGRELGVQVVVGGSVRRRDGTVRINARLISVADGFQLWAKRFDRPEAEVLRINDEVAEAVAEALTLDGAAPNRTAPSDPVALDLFLRGRHEYRRFWPEHQERAIALFEQALSRAPEDPMILSAYALARCRFWFFTDRGGELATEAASRAVAAAPGLPDARLAMASVRFQRLDVVGAMRELKAALASRSGNAEAEGLIGHILLECGAFEEGARRARSALARDPEVVLAAQALARAYTLLGRWSDADDVIRAHPTVGSGSGYTVLRMRRVLWQRDPEVVEKLSQKRVSEAFPDLPTPFAQVIDDLIEGRLLDVRPVQVEGERPPVTALRRTSFIRQLQAEFAAFLGQRELALTALELSLADGLFDLIWLERCPVLASLRDEPRYAAVHAAVQRRASAVVAVYRER